TTGGAACACTATCAGCAAACATCGAGTTTTAGTCGTATTTGATGAAATTCATCACTGTTCGTTTGAAGAAGATGGTCGATCAAACTCTTGGGGTGTAGAGATAGTCTCAAAGATACAAGGACTTGCACGATACACGCTGGCATTGTCAGGCACTCCTTGGCGTTCAGACAGACTGCCGATTGTGATGGCAGAATATTCTGACCCTGAAGGGATGCTTATCTGCGATTACCAGTATGGCTTAAAGCAAGCGGTTGTAGACGGAGTTTGTCGCCAACCGAAAATTGTCTTAATCGATAATGAGCATTTGAGTATTACGTCTGGAGGCAATAGGCAACATTTTGCGTCCATTTTGGATTGCCTTAAACAATCTGATATTTCATATCAAAGCGTCATTCACAATGAAGAAGCGATGCATTACATCTTGAACAGTGCCTGTAAAAAGCTAGCGCAGATCAGGGAACTTTCGCCAAACGCAGGCGGGTTAGTGGTCGCTGCTTCTATCAAGCACGCGAAAGATATTCAAAAACGTTTGGTCGAGCAGTTTAATCAATCAGCCAGCATTGTGACTTATCACCATGTAAACCCACTAAATGAAATTGAATCTTTTCGACACTCGAATGTTCAGTGGATAGTCAGTGTTGGGATGATAAGTGAAGGTACGGATATTCCCCGGTTGCAGGTTTGCTGTCATATGAGCTCAGTGAAAACAGAACTCTATTTCAGGCAGGTCCTTGGAAGAATATTGAGAGTTAACGACTCAGTGAACCAAGAAGCATGGTTGTATACCTTTGCTGAAGAAAGTTTGATTGAGTTTGCTGAAAGAATTGAACAGGATATTCCAGACACCTGTATGTTCCTTAAACAAGAAGAGGGAGCGCAGAATGTTGCCGATGAACCCATTTCATTATCGAGCACGGTAAGTGATCGAATCCAATCAAGTTATTCCCAACCGAGCACACTGAGTTGGAAAAATATTTCTGCTGTTATTGAGTCAAATAATACAAACAACGCCCTCTTATATGACGAATTGCGATTGGGACAGTTTAAACAACGTGTCATCGCCGCGTTCACTTAAACGGATTCGGCTTCAATCTCTTTCAACGTTTTACCAGAAGTGTCTCTCCAGTAATCGGGGCCGCTGCAAGGATAGCCAAGTAAGACGGCGGCGGCTTGCGAGGCACTTGTAAAGAGAATGTCTTCAACCGCGACGAGATGATCGCCAGATGGCGTTAGAATCCCTTTTTCTTCGAGGCTACTGCGTAGCTTCGTATAGCCTTTAGACAAACTAGGCTGTGCGGTGGTTAGCGCTTGAGAACCTTTCAACACAACAATGCCTTCATCCGTAAGCATTGCTTTAGCATCCACTTTTTTGACCTTAAGCTGTAATACAGTGTTTTCTGGTTCGTTTGTTTGAGAAGGAGAGGTTAGAGACACCCTTGGCTCCAATAATTTATGACCTAGAGAGCCAATAACAGTTCGGATATTTTCAATGAAAGTCTCCATAGCATCTCTTTCTCCTCTAGGCAGCGAAGAGGTGGGCGGTTGCTTGTCATTGTCGAGATCGTATCGCTTTGATTCTAAGATTATCTCGATCAAGCGGGCTTCAAGATATTTAACGTGCGCTTTAGTTAAATTTTCATCTTTGTTGGTAAAGCAAATCGCTTCATTCCAAAACTCTTTGCCAACTAAGTGTTGCGACAAGCGTTTATGAATGTGTTCGGCCTCTCCAACGTAAACAAGGCTATTACCACTTTCAGCATTGTAACCAAACAAAAAGTAAACCCCAGGACGCTGAGTCTCTTCCCATTCAGATAGCTCTTTGATGTGTACTCTAGGAACAGCAATCGCTTGACCTGTCCAGTTGACAATTTCAGCATGTCGAATGCCTGTTACAGAGCCATTCGCTAGGTATATTTTGAGCTGCGTTCCTCTTGTCATCGTCGTTCACTTTCTCACAAAAATCGATGCAATAGATACTAGCTAACTGAATAAAAAATAGCACTTTTATTTATAATTAATTCAATGTGATGCACATTAACGTAAAACTGAGTTTGTATGGTAAAATCGCGCGATAAATTGATACTTCATTAAGTTGTTTTCTTGTTGTTAAGAGACGAACAAGTTACCAAAGAGAATCACCATGCTAACAGGCAAAATTCGTAATCAGATCGACCAAGTTTGGGAAATGTTTTGGACAGGCGGCGTCGCTAACCCCATATCAGTGATTGAGCAGATCTCCTACCTGCTGTTTATTCGTCGTTTAGACGAACTTCAAAAGACCGCTGAGCGCCGCAGCCAAGCCACTGGTCTGCCGCTGAATAACCCAACCTTTGGACCAGACGAGCAAGCCCTGCGCTGGAGCAACTTCAAAGATAAAGATCCAGACGTCATGATGGAAATCGTCCGTGATCGTGTATTCCCCAAAATCAAAACGCTGCAAAACGAAGGTAGTTTTGCGGAGCACATGAAAGATGCGATTTTCATGATCCCATCGGCCAAACTACTCGATCAGGTCGTGCAATTGCTCAGCGCCATTAACATGGACGATAAAGACACCAAGGGCGATTTATACGAATACCTGCTCGGTAAGCTGCAACAGTCAGGTGTAAATGGTCAGTTTCGTACCCCGCGTAATATCATCCGAATGATGGTCGAGCTGATGCAGCCCAAAGTGGGCGATACCATTTGTGATCCCTCATCAGGGACTTGTGGTTTCTTAATGGCGGCGGTTGAGTACGTTGAAGAGCATCACGCGAAAGAAGTGAACAAACCGGAAAACCGTAAGCACTTTAATAATGAAATGTTCACTGGCTTTGACTTTGATAGACACATGCTGCGCATCGGTGCCATGAACATGCTACTGCATGGGATTGAAAACCCGTCGGTCCATTACCGTGATAGCTTGCAGGATCAAGGCAATGAGAATATCTCCGAAGCCTACAGCCTCATCCTAGCTAACCCCCCATTCAAAGGCTCGGTGGATTTTGACATCGTCGCACCAGATTTGCTGCGCGCACTGGGTAAGAACCCTATTGTTAAAAAATCGGCACCTAAGTTCAAAACCGAAATCGACGAACAGGGCAACGAAATTCAAGTTGAGGTGAAACAGAAGGGCCCAACCGAAAAGTCTGAACTGCTGTTTTTAGCCTTGATTCTTCGTATGTTGAAAGTCGGTGGCCGAGCGGCGGTGATTGTGCCGGATGGCGTTCTTTTTGGCTCCACCAAATCTCATAAGAGCATTCGTCAGAAAATCGTTAACGAGCAGAAGCTGGAAGCGGTGATCTCTTTACCTTCAGGGGTATTTAAACCTTACGCAGGGGTAAGTACTGCGATTCTTATCTTCACCAAAACCAACAGTGGCGGTACCGATAACGTTTGGTTCTACGATATGCAGGCAGATGGTTACTCACTGGATGATAAGCGCACCCAACTGTTTAAAGAGGGTGAAGCTCCCACGCACGAGCAAAGCAATATTGCCGATATCATCGCGCGCTTTAAAACCCTAACCAATGCCGACAATACGCCGAACAGCGATAGCCCAGAATACCAGCGTAAGAGAACCGAGCAGAGCTTTATGGTTCCGGTATCAAACATCACCAATAACGACTTCGATCTAAGCATCAACCGCTACAAAGAAGTGGTGTATGAAGAAGTGCAGTACGATTCGCCAAAAGAGATATTAGGGCGAATTAAAACCCTGCAAGAGAAGATGGCGAAAGGTGTGGTTGAGTTGGAAGGGTTGCTTAAATGAAGCTAGTAACTTTAGATTCTGTCTTGACTTTTCACCGAGGTATTACGTTT
This Vibrio navarrensis DNA region includes the following protein-coding sequences:
- a CDS encoding DEAD/DEAH box helicase, translated to MLRAWQADCTERAINKFASSRRPHFFCQATPGAGKTVMAAEVARRLFEEGMIDLVLCFSPSLSVAEGMQKTFAWKLECSFNGGLGSLGGSYTYQSIRFFDDNFWNTISKHRVLVVFDEIHHCSFEEDGRSNSWGVEIVSKIQGLARYTLALSGTPWRSDRLPIVMAEYSDPEGMLICDYQYGLKQAVVDGVCRQPKIVLIDNEHLSITSGGNRQHFASILDCLKQSDISYQSVIHNEEAMHYILNSACKKLAQIRELSPNAGGLVVAASIKHAKDIQKRLVEQFNQSASIVTYHHVNPLNEIESFRHSNVQWIVSVGMISEGTDIPRLQVCCHMSSVKTELYFRQVLGRILRVNDSVNQEAWLYTFAEESLIEFAERIEQDIPDTCMFLKQEEGAQNVADEPISLSSTVSDRIQSSYSQPSTLSWKNISAVIESNNTNNALLYDELRLGQFKQRVIAAFT
- a CDS encoding GIY-YIG nuclease family protein, which translates into the protein MTRGTQLKIYLANGSVTGIRHAEIVNWTGQAIAVPRVHIKELSEWEETQRPGVYFLFGYNAESGNSLVYVGEAEHIHKRLSQHLVGKEFWNEAICFTNKDENLTKAHVKYLEARLIEIILESKRYDLDNDKQPPTSSLPRGERDAMETFIENIRTVIGSLGHKLLEPRVSLTSPSQTNEPENTVLQLKVKKVDAKAMLTDEGIVVLKGSQALTTAQPSLSKGYTKLRSSLEEKGILTPSGDHLVAVEDILFTSASQAAAVLLGYPCSGPDYWRDTSGKTLKEIEAESV
- a CDS encoding type I restriction-modification system subunit M, whose protein sequence is MLTGKIRNQIDQVWEMFWTGGVANPISVIEQISYLLFIRRLDELQKTAERRSQATGLPLNNPTFGPDEQALRWSNFKDKDPDVMMEIVRDRVFPKIKTLQNEGSFAEHMKDAIFMIPSAKLLDQVVQLLSAINMDDKDTKGDLYEYLLGKLQQSGVNGQFRTPRNIIRMMVELMQPKVGDTICDPSSGTCGFLMAAVEYVEEHHAKEVNKPENRKHFNNEMFTGFDFDRHMLRIGAMNMLLHGIENPSVHYRDSLQDQGNENISEAYSLILANPPFKGSVDFDIVAPDLLRALGKNPIVKKSAPKFKTEIDEQGNEIQVEVKQKGPTEKSELLFLALILRMLKVGGRAAVIVPDGVLFGSTKSHKSIRQKIVNEQKLEAVISLPSGVFKPYAGVSTAILIFTKTNSGGTDNVWFYDMQADGYSLDDKRTQLFKEGEAPTHEQSNIADIIARFKTLTNADNTPNSDSPEYQRKRTEQSFMVPVSNITNNDFDLSINRYKEVVYEEVQYDSPKEILGRIKTLQEKMAKGVVELEGLLK